One genomic window of Halorhabdus sp. CBA1104 includes the following:
- a CDS encoding site-2 protease family protein has product MSAEESSDDPPAVGALASAFHAYRVEREGETVRYIGEPLVSPRELGEELAPLFARRGYEITVERRNDRQGAPAPYAIVAEPKSVGVDGIPWGNVIMFVLTVVTTLYAGTWWYHIDLANDPLAIVEAWPFTAAVLGVLATHELGHYVVSRYYSVDASLPYFIPVPPPIGTMGAIIRMRGRIPTRKALFDIGIAGPLAGLVATIVVTVIGLQLDPITVPGSVAQATGEGGGYIRFNDPLLMDLLADLVGQPTDYASDPTKAVNPVVFGGWVGMFVTFLNLIPVGQLDGGHILRAALGNRHETVAAAIPGLLLSLAAGLYFLTDYTHSVVLWVIWGVIAFVMVRAGSATPLDEAPIGPWRWGLAAVTVGLGALCFMPVPVEIVLA; this is encoded by the coding sequence ATGTCTGCCGAGGAGTCGTCCGACGATCCACCTGCTGTTGGTGCCCTTGCGTCAGCCTTCCATGCCTATCGAGTCGAACGCGAGGGGGAGACGGTCCGGTACATCGGCGAGCCCCTGGTCTCTCCGCGAGAGCTCGGCGAGGAACTCGCCCCGCTGTTTGCCCGTCGTGGCTACGAGATCACTGTCGAGCGACGCAACGACCGTCAGGGTGCACCAGCCCCCTACGCTATCGTCGCTGAGCCGAAATCGGTCGGTGTCGATGGCATTCCCTGGGGGAACGTCATCATGTTCGTGCTCACAGTGGTCACGACGCTGTACGCGGGCACGTGGTGGTATCACATCGATCTGGCGAACGATCCACTGGCGATCGTCGAGGCCTGGCCCTTTACCGCGGCCGTCCTTGGCGTCCTTGCGACCCACGAACTCGGCCACTACGTCGTCAGCCGGTACTACAGCGTCGATGCTAGTCTGCCGTACTTCATCCCGGTGCCGCCACCGATCGGGACGATGGGTGCTATCATTCGAATGCGAGGGCGCATTCCAACTCGCAAGGCACTGTTCGACATCGGCATTGCCGGCCCGCTGGCCGGCCTGGTCGCGACGATCGTCGTGACAGTTATCGGATTACAACTGGATCCAATCACCGTCCCGGGATCAGTTGCCCAGGCAACCGGGGAGGGAGGCGGCTACATCCGGTTCAACGACCCACTCCTGATGGACCTCTTGGCTGATCTGGTCGGGCAGCCGACTGACTATGCCAGCGACCCGACCAAAGCCGTCAACCCAGTCGTCTTCGGTGGCTGGGTCGGCATGTTCGTGACGTTCCTGAATCTGATCCCCGTTGGCCAACTCGACGGTGGCCATATCCTTCGTGCCGCGCTCGGTAACCGCCACGAGACCGTCGCGGCAGCTATTCCAGGGCTGCTCCTCTCGCTTGCCGCCGGCCTGTACTTCTTGACGGACTACACACACTCGGTTGTGCTGTGGGTGATCTGGGGCGTGATCGCGTTCGTCATGGTTCGGGCAGGCTCGGCAACCCCCCTCGACGAAGCGCCGATCGGCCCCTGGCGATGGGGACTGGCTGCAGTGACCGTTGGCCTCGGGGCACTTTGTTTCATGCCAGTACCGGTCGAAATAGTCCTCGCTTGA
- the pyrH gene encoding UMP kinase: MKIVVSIGGSVLAPDLNEARVAEHAEALTELAAAGHEVGAVTGGGSVARDYIGTARALDANEMELDHIGIAATRLNARLLIAALGDRAAPEPIESYEAGREALRRGDLPVLGGMVAGQTTDAVGAAFAEYVNADLLVYATSVPGVFSADPDVDPDAAKFDELSVGKLVDVIADIEMNAGSNAPVDLLAAKLIQRSGIRAIVLDGSEPQRIVNAVLDDAHEGTEIVPDHDA; this comes from the coding sequence ATGAAGATAGTCGTCTCGATCGGTGGGAGCGTACTTGCGCCCGATCTGAACGAAGCGCGCGTGGCCGAACACGCAGAGGCCTTGACCGAACTGGCAGCTGCTGGCCACGAGGTTGGCGCTGTCACTGGTGGCGGCAGCGTCGCCAGAGACTACATCGGGACAGCGCGGGCACTCGACGCCAACGAGATGGAACTCGATCATATCGGGATCGCCGCGACACGGCTAAACGCCAGGCTGTTGATCGCCGCACTGGGCGATCGAGCGGCCCCCGAACCGATCGAAAGCTACGAAGCTGGTCGTGAGGCCCTTCGACGGGGCGACCTGCCGGTATTGGGCGGCATGGTCGCCGGCCAGACGACTGACGCCGTGGGCGCGGCTTTCGCCGAGTACGTCAATGCCGATCTGCTCGTCTATGCGACGAGTGTGCCTGGCGTGTTCAGTGCCGATCCGGACGTCGATCCCGACGCCGCAAAGTTCGACGAACTGTCTGTCGGCAAGCTGGTCGATGTGATCGCCGATATCGAGATGAACGCCGGGAGCAACGCACCCGTCGATCTGCTGGCTGCCAAGCTCATCCAACGGTCCGGCATCAGGGCCATTGTCCTCGATGGCAGCGAGCCCCAGCGGATCGTCAACGCCGTCCTGGACGACGCCCACGAGGGGACAGAGATCGTTCCGGACCACGACGCCTAG
- a CDS encoding site-2 protease family protein — MVDTLTLVLAGVLAYVAGMGALRRRGYLPSYLHVSGPITTIHTERGKALLDRLARHRRFFRAWANVGIGFGLLVLVGMFLTVVVSGIMSLQQPGTNPIQEPKNALVIPGFNDFLPLAAAPEIIFGLVLALVVHEGGHGLLCRVENIDIESMGLALFTIIPIGAFVEPDEQDRQDADRGAQTRMFAAGVTNNFALAIVALLLLFGPVAGSIQAVGGVAVGGAIPGSPADTAGLGQGTVITDVDGTPVSNRTALTETLAETDEQTVTVSVHDGQAVQIERSVFVTSALKSGPLAVDSGDRIAAVNGTAVSTVTELTAALENRTIATLQTENGTETTGPIGAYVSRVAPGKPLAQAGAPAGGSLVITRFGGERIVSQTDLATALDRTVPNQSVQVQASVQGRLKPFTVTLGENPRDDSGFLGVTGIQPGISGVAIDDFGIREYPAEAYLTILGGNGGADTNLPLGRQILSIVTLPFATVANAIIPYNFAGFLGPITNFYTISGPLAFLGGGVFTLANLLFWTAWVNVNLGVFNLIPLFPLDGGHLLRASAEAITSRTPFAKRWVVRTVTVSVGLVMFASLMLMLFGPLLLS; from the coding sequence ATGGTCGATACGCTCACGCTCGTCCTCGCTGGCGTTCTCGCCTACGTCGCTGGGATGGGTGCCCTTCGACGCCGCGGGTATCTGCCCTCGTATTTGCACGTCTCCGGGCCGATCACGACGATTCATACCGAGCGTGGAAAGGCACTGCTCGATCGCCTGGCGCGCCACCGCCGGTTCTTTCGAGCCTGGGCCAACGTCGGGATCGGCTTTGGCCTGCTGGTCCTCGTCGGCATGTTTCTGACGGTCGTGGTCTCCGGGATTATGAGTCTCCAGCAACCAGGGACGAACCCGATCCAAGAGCCCAAAAACGCGCTGGTGATCCCCGGATTCAACGATTTCCTCCCACTGGCAGCGGCCCCAGAGATCATCTTTGGGTTGGTCCTCGCGCTCGTCGTTCACGAGGGGGGCCACGGACTGTTGTGCCGAGTCGAAAACATCGATATCGAGTCGATGGGGCTGGCACTGTTCACCATCATTCCGATCGGTGCCTTCGTCGAACCCGACGAACAGGACCGCCAGGACGCCGATCGCGGTGCGCAAACGCGGATGTTCGCGGCGGGCGTCACCAACAATTTCGCACTGGCAATCGTCGCGCTATTGCTGTTGTTCGGTCCCGTCGCCGGGTCGATTCAGGCCGTCGGCGGCGTCGCTGTCGGTGGTGCGATTCCCGGTTCGCCGGCCGACACCGCGGGCCTCGGGCAAGGGACCGTCATCACCGACGTCGACGGCACTCCAGTCTCGAACAGGACTGCCCTCACGGAGACACTCGCTGAGACGGACGAACAAACGGTCACCGTGTCCGTCCACGACGGCCAGGCTGTCCAGATCGAACGTTCCGTCTTCGTCACGTCGGCCCTAAAGAGCGGGCCACTCGCCGTCGACAGCGGCGACCGGATCGCAGCCGTCAACGGGACAGCCGTCTCGACGGTCACTGAGCTGACAGCCGCACTCGAAAACCGGACGATAGCGACCCTACAGACCGAGAATGGGACCGAGACCACGGGACCGATCGGCGCGTACGTGAGTCGCGTCGCCCCGGGCAAGCCACTTGCACAGGCTGGCGCGCCAGCTGGCGGGTCGCTTGTCATCACACGCTTCGGTGGCGAACGGATCGTCTCCCAGACGGATCTCGCTACCGCCCTCGACCGGACGGTTCCCAACCAGTCGGTCCAGGTGCAAGCGTCCGTCCAGGGCCGCCTCAAGCCATTCACCGTCACGCTCGGGGAGAATCCGCGCGATGACAGTGGCTTTCTCGGCGTCACCGGCATCCAGCCGGGGATCAGCGGCGTTGCTATCGACGACTTCGGTATCCGAGAGTACCCCGCAGAAGCGTATTTGACGATTCTCGGCGGCAATGGCGGAGCAGACACGAATCTCCCCCTCGGCCGCCAGATCCTCTCGATCGTCACGCTGCCCTTTGCCACTGTCGCGAATGCGATCATTCCCTACAACTTCGCCGGCTTTCTGGGGCCAATAACGAACTTCTATACGATCTCCGGACCGCTCGCGTTCCTGGGTGGAGGCGTGTTCACGCTCGCGAATTTGCTCTTTTGGACCGCCTGGGTCAACGTCAACCTGGGTGTGTTCAACTTGATTCCACTGTTCCCACTGGACGGCGGTCACCTGTTGCGGGCAAGTGCGGAAGCGATCACCAGTCGGACGCCGTTTGCAAAGCGCTGGGTGGTCCGGACCGTGACGGTCTCGGTAGGGCTGGTGATGTTTGCCAGCCTCATGCTCATGCTGTTTGGGCCGCTCCTGCTCTCGTGA
- a CDS encoding heme-binding protein — MSRRKAPPTAEGWYVLHDFRTIAWDDWRDAPQRTRDAALKEGQKHLEDAVSVADAQEGTSALYGVLGQEADLMFVHLRPTTAALDHLERAFEQTTLARFTERTDSFVSVTEASGYSERAREFFDGDLDESSGLAKYMRSRIEPDIPDAEHVSFYPMDKRREPEYNWYDLPFEERAEHMDAHGDIGRDYAGKVTQMISSAIGLDDWEWGVTLWADDLTDVKDLLYEMRFDPSSSKYAEFGPFTIGRRLAPADLDAYLAGDAIAPETGETAEGQAAPATPADAVEHDGDTSGHPHGKATDDGHPHAEQASESDDPHAEPEDDGDSGHPGGGSRPDVSDSEYATVDDLEQRLFQLGIREGADYEGGEYGLLFYSNVDAQELAEDVAGLRENFDHYDRHVATVVRASSGRSAVASLWTAEDAAETAAGFLGDLPGIDERYGGVLDSHEASSAQDSTTDDGTDTASEAIRRELAEHDVYAGQPHGEDVYALVVYSTAGIESLMSDVAELRETFRADDAHIETAVYETGPGEVAAVDDTEPTAVVSRWETESAAQAAGDALADLPEVVGRAGEGEGFGTMGMFYTVKSEYREEFLETFETVGETLGTMDGHYGTALLVNHENENDMFIASNWASREDAMAFFRSEDFRDTVEWGREVLADRPRHVFLA, encoded by the coding sequence ATGAGCAGACGAAAAGCGCCGCCCACGGCGGAAGGGTGGTACGTGCTACACGACTTCCGAACGATCGCGTGGGACGACTGGCGGGACGCACCCCAGCGAACGCGGGATGCAGCCCTCAAAGAGGGCCAAAAACACCTCGAAGACGCGGTTTCGGTGGCCGATGCCCAAGAAGGCACATCGGCACTCTACGGTGTCTTGGGCCAGGAAGCCGATCTCATGTTCGTCCACCTGCGACCGACGACCGCCGCTCTCGATCACCTAGAGCGGGCCTTCGAACAGACGACACTAGCCAGGTTTACCGAGCGAACAGACTCGTTTGTCTCGGTGACGGAAGCATCAGGGTACTCCGAGCGTGCCCGAGAGTTCTTCGACGGTGATCTCGACGAGAGTTCCGGCCTCGCGAAGTACATGCGCTCACGGATCGAGCCCGACATCCCAGACGCCGAGCACGTGAGCTTCTATCCGATGGACAAACGGCGTGAACCGGAGTACAACTGGTACGACCTGCCCTTCGAGGAACGGGCCGAACATATGGACGCCCACGGGGATATCGGTCGCGATTACGCCGGCAAGGTCACCCAGATGATCTCCAGTGCGATCGGCCTGGACGACTGGGAGTGGGGCGTGACGCTGTGGGCCGACGATCTCACCGACGTCAAGGATCTGCTCTACGAGATGCGTTTTGACCCGTCGAGTTCGAAGTACGCCGAGTTTGGCCCCTTCACGATCGGCCGTCGACTGGCCCCGGCAGACCTCGACGCGTATCTCGCTGGAGATGCGATCGCCCCTGAGACGGGTGAGACCGCTGAGGGGCAGGCTGCGCCGGCAACGCCGGCCGATGCCGTCGAGCACGACGGCGATACGTCGGGCCACCCACACGGTAAAGCGACCGACGACGGCCATCCCCACGCCGAGCAGGCCTCAGAGAGTGACGATCCCCACGCCGAACCGGAGGATGACGGTGACAGCGGGCATCCGGGGGGCGGCTCTCGACCGGATGTCTCGGACAGCGAGTATGCGACTGTCGACGACCTCGAACAGCGACTGTTCCAGCTTGGTATTCGTGAGGGAGCGGACTACGAGGGTGGCGAGTATGGCCTCCTGTTTTATTCGAATGTCGACGCCCAGGAGTTGGCTGAGGACGTCGCCGGGTTGCGGGAAAACTTCGATCACTACGACCGACACGTCGCCACAGTCGTACGAGCCTCGAGCGGGCGTTCGGCGGTCGCGTCGCTGTGGACGGCCGAAGACGCCGCCGAGACCGCTGCTGGCTTCCTGGGTGATCTGCCGGGAATCGACGAACGATACGGCGGGGTACTCGACTCTCACGAGGCGTCGTCTGCCCAGGACAGTACCACAGACGACGGGACCGACACCGCCAGTGAGGCTATCAGGCGTGAGCTCGCCGAGCACGACGTCTACGCCGGCCAGCCCCACGGCGAAGACGTCTACGCACTGGTCGTCTATTCGACGGCCGGTATCGAGTCACTAATGAGCGACGTCGCCGAGCTCCGGGAGACGTTCCGGGCCGACGACGCTCACATCGAGACAGCGGTCTACGAGACCGGACCCGGCGAGGTTGCGGCCGTCGACGATACCGAGCCGACAGCGGTCGTGAGCCGCTGGGAAACCGAATCAGCAGCCCAAGCGGCCGGAGACGCCCTCGCTGACCTACCGGAAGTCGTCGGCCGGGCCGGTGAAGGCGAAGGGTTCGGGACGATGGGGATGTTCTACACCGTCAAATCGGAGTACCGCGAGGAATTCCTCGAGACCTTCGAGACTGTCGGTGAAACGCTCGGGACGATGGACGGCCACTACGGCACCGCACTACTGGTCAACCACGAAAACGAGAACGACATGTTCATCGCTTCGAATTGGGCCAGCCGCGAGGACGCGATGGCGTTTTTCCGCTCCGAAGACTTCCGTGATACCGTCGAATGGGGCCGTGAGGTACTCGCTGATCGACCACGGCACGTCTTCCTGGCCTGA
- a CDS encoding site-2 protease family protein: MVGTLTLILVGVLAYSIGAMALQQWGYLPSSLRVSGPITTLHTERGKAFLDWLARHRRFFRAWANVGLGFGLLVLVGMFGTVVLSGILALQQPSANPIREPTDALVIPGVNDFLPLAAAPEIIFGLALGLIVHEGGHGLLCRVENIDIESMGLALFTIIPIGAFVDPDEQDRQDADRGAQMRMFVAGVTNNFALAIVALLLLFGPVAGSIQAVDGVAVGGVAAGSPADQTGIERGDVITGLNETTITLQEKGTVPLERSVVVTRAVVDGPFDLAANDTIASVNGTAIETLQEFRKAVGNRTVATLRTPDGTETTAPVGAYVGTVLEGEPLAGAGVPAGKPAVITRVDGDRTRDRAALLSALNGTAPGDEIKVEAYVEGDRSTYAVTLGKHPDDGSAFLGVARLQAGFSGLEVGDFGFGVQEYPTERNLAVLGGEGTGLSLSFAEQFFWFLMVPFISLLDPSAFGFAGFLGPVTNFYTLSGPLAFLGGGVFTLANVLFWTAWINVNVGMFNLIPLFPLDGGHLLRTGTEAIVARTRLNKRWAVRAVTVSVGLVMFASLVAMLFAGQVLG; the protein is encoded by the coding sequence ATGGTCGGGACGCTTACGCTGATACTGGTTGGGGTTCTCGCGTATTCGATTGGGGCGATGGCACTCCAGCAGTGGGGATATCTCCCTTCGTCTCTGCGCGTGTCGGGTCCCATCACGACACTGCATACCGAGCGTGGCAAGGCATTCCTCGACTGGCTGGCTCGCCACCGTCGCTTCTTTCGGGCCTGGGCCAACGTTGGCCTCGGATTCGGGCTGCTCGTGCTCGTGGGCATGTTCGGTACTGTCGTCCTCTCTGGGATCCTCGCCCTCCAGCAACCGTCGGCCAACCCGATCAGAGAACCGACCGATGCCCTCGTCATCCCGGGTGTCAACGACTTTCTACCACTGGCAGCCGCCCCCGAGATCATCTTCGGGCTTGCCCTCGGTCTGATCGTCCACGAGGGCGGTCACGGACTGTTGTGCCGAGTCGAAAACATCGATATCGAGTCGATGGGGCTGGCATTGTTCACCATCATTCCGATCGGTGCCTTCGTCGATCCGGACGAACAGGACCGCCAGGACGCCGACCGAGGCGCACAGATGCGGATGTTCGTCGCTGGCGTCACCAACAATTTCGCACTGGCAATCGTCGCGCTATTGCTGTTGTTCGGTCCCGTCGCCGGGTCGATTCAGGCCGTCGACGGTGTCGCGGTGGGTGGCGTCGCCGCGGGGTCGCCGGCTGATCAGACTGGAATCGAGCGCGGAGACGTCATCACGGGCCTCAACGAGACGACGATCACACTCCAGGAGAAAGGGACAGTCCCGCTCGAACGGTCAGTCGTCGTGACGCGGGCGGTCGTCGACGGGCCCTTCGACCTTGCGGCCAACGACACGATCGCCAGTGTCAACGGGACCGCGATCGAGACGCTCCAAGAGTTCCGGAAGGCCGTCGGGAACCGGACAGTAGCGACGCTCCGGACACCCGATGGCACCGAGACGACCGCTCCGGTCGGTGCATACGTGGGCACAGTCCTCGAAGGCGAACCCCTTGCAGGCGCCGGTGTGCCGGCTGGGAAACCAGCAGTAATTACGCGCGTCGATGGCGATCGGACGCGAGACAGAGCGGCCCTCCTCTCGGCGTTGAACGGCACGGCCCCCGGCGACGAGATCAAGGTCGAAGCATACGTCGAGGGCGATCGGTCGACGTATGCCGTTACGCTCGGCAAACATCCGGACGACGGCAGTGCGTTCCTCGGCGTCGCGAGGCTACAAGCCGGCTTTTCTGGCCTTGAGGTCGGGGACTTTGGCTTTGGTGTCCAGGAGTATCCCACCGAGCGGAACCTCGCAGTTCTGGGTGGAGAAGGGACTGGACTCTCGCTGTCGTTTGCCGAACAGTTCTTCTGGTTTTTGATGGTCCCGTTCATCTCGCTGCTCGATCCTAGTGCCTTTGGCTTTGCCGGCTTCCTGGGGCCGGTGACGAATTTCTATACGCTCTCTGGGCCGCTCGCGTTCCTGGGCGGGGGCGTGTTCACGCTGGCAAACGTCCTCTTTTGGACCGCCTGGATCAACGTCAACGTCGGCATGTTCAATCTGATTCCGCTGTTTCCGCTCGATGGTGGGCACCTGCTGCGAACAGGGACAGAAGCGATCGTCGCCCGGACGCGGTTGAACAAGCGCTGGGCGGTCCGAGCCGTGACGGTCTCGGTAGGGCTGGTGATGTTCGCCAGCCTCGTGGCGATGTTGTTCGCGGGGCAAGTGCTCGGGTAA
- a CDS encoding LTA synthase family protein: MIIVLSLPEPLMSFVRWFPEEFSTWSVLKREAKTRFVRPFVRNEIDAISFVDRDWDSLVVLDACRYDIFDEHNPFEREAKRVHSNASHTGDFLRRNFADSYPDTVYVTASPQVAQLGGEFAHVEHVWQDDWDESERTVLPEKVTDRALELADRFPHKRLVVHYMQPHFPFIGPTGENSHSQGSFLNGHRNRTYPSVWERLDAGEADIELVRDAYAENLEVALPAVERLVDTLDGKSVVTSDHGNLYGKRVSPLPVRLYGHPPGIPDPELTAVPWVELPFESRRDITASTTSAAETDSGRTQERLRALGYV, encoded by the coding sequence GTGATCATTGTGCTGTCCCTCCCAGAGCCGTTGATGTCGTTCGTCCGGTGGTTCCCCGAAGAGTTCTCTACCTGGAGTGTCCTCAAACGGGAGGCCAAAACCCGTTTTGTGAGACCGTTCGTCCGTAACGAGATCGACGCAATCTCGTTCGTCGATCGGGACTGGGATTCGCTGGTCGTCTTAGACGCGTGTCGCTACGACATCTTCGACGAGCACAACCCGTTCGAACGCGAGGCCAAACGAGTCCACTCCAACGCGAGTCATACCGGCGATTTCTTGCGCCGCAACTTCGCCGACAGCTATCCGGATACGGTCTACGTGACTGCGAGCCCGCAGGTAGCCCAGCTCGGGGGTGAATTCGCCCACGTCGAGCACGTCTGGCAAGACGACTGGGACGAAAGTGAGCGGACCGTCTTGCCCGAGAAGGTGACTGACCGTGCACTCGAACTCGCCGATCGGTTCCCGCACAAGCGGCTAGTAGTTCACTACATGCAACCCCACTTTCCGTTCATCGGGCCCACAGGAGAGAACTCACACTCACAGGGCTCGTTTCTGAACGGGCATCGGAACCGTACGTATCCGTCTGTCTGGGAGCGACTCGACGCTGGCGAGGCTGACATCGAACTGGTCAGGGACGCCTACGCGGAGAATCTAGAAGTCGCGTTGCCGGCCGTCGAACGATTAGTCGATACCCTCGATGGGAAGTCAGTTGTCACCAGCGACCACGGCAACCTCTATGGAAAACGCGTTTCCCCACTCCCAGTCCGGCTGTACGGGCACCCACCAGGAATCCCCGACCCGGAGCTGACGGCCGTTCCGTGGGTCGAGTTGCCTTTCGAATCTCGGCGTGACATCACCGCATCGACGACGAGCGCCGCCGAAACGGACTCCGGGCGCACACAGGAACGATTACGCGCCCTCGGCTACGTCTGA
- the thiL gene encoding thiamine-phosphate kinase, which translates to MDERTALSVLADRLGPVGDDAAVVDDLVVTIDMLHESTDFPAGTTRYTAGWRAVGASLSDIAAMGADPVAAVAVYAAPSLQNEELLAFVDGARDVCEAVGGEYVGGDLDEHPEFSAATAAVGRTDTPVLRSGAQAGDVVCVTGTLGRTAGALALFADGEADRGNDLFQFVPRVAAGRVLGQYATAMMDSSDGLARSLHQLAEASDVGIAIDSPLPIDDVVEEVAADETERQELGVFFGEDFELVCAIEPEEVAAAREASPVRLTPIGHVTADKSVTLAGDSLPDRGYTHGEAE; encoded by the coding sequence ATGGACGAGCGGACCGCCCTGTCGGTACTGGCCGACCGGCTCGGGCCCGTCGGTGACGACGCAGCAGTCGTCGACGATCTGGTTGTAACTATCGACATGCTCCACGAGTCGACTGATTTTCCCGCCGGCACGACACGGTATACGGCCGGGTGGCGGGCTGTCGGCGCGTCACTGTCGGATATTGCGGCGATGGGGGCCGATCCGGTCGCCGCGGTCGCCGTCTACGCCGCCCCGTCTCTGCAAAACGAGGAATTGCTCGCCTTCGTCGATGGCGCACGCGACGTCTGTGAGGCGGTTGGTGGCGAATACGTCGGCGGCGATCTCGACGAACACCCGGAGTTCTCGGCGGCAACGGCTGCGGTCGGACGGACGGACACACCCGTTTTGCGGTCGGGCGCACAAGCCGGTGACGTCGTCTGTGTGACCGGGACACTCGGTCGGACGGCCGGCGCACTCGCGTTGTTCGCCGACGGAGAAGCCGATCGCGGCAACGATCTCTTCCAGTTTGTGCCCCGAGTTGCTGCTGGTCGTGTTCTCGGTCAGTACGCAACGGCGATGATGGATTCCAGCGACGGGCTCGCCCGCTCGCTGCATCAACTCGCCGAAGCGAGCGACGTCGGGATCGCTATCGACTCGCCGTTGCCGATCGACGATGTGGTCGAAGAGGTGGCGGCCGACGAGACAGAGCGTCAGGAACTGGGCGTGTTCTTCGGTGAAGATTTCGAACTCGTCTGTGCGATCGAGCCGGAAGAGGTCGCTGCGGCCCGCGAAGCCTCGCCAGTTCGGCTGACGCCGATCGGTCACGTCACGGCGGACAAGAGTGTGACACTCGCAGGTGACTCACTGCCCGACCGTGGCTACACGCACGGGGAGGCCGAGTGA
- a CDS encoding helix-turn-helix domain-containing protein: protein MSEDRDDGELLALLEDDYARAILAATSAQPMSAERLSERCDASDSTIYRRVDRLQDHDLLDEQTRIDPDGHHYSVYISQLESVTVTFEDGDYRIDLQRRQPTAPDPADRFTRMWQDL from the coding sequence GTGAGCGAGGACCGCGACGACGGAGAGTTGCTCGCCCTTTTAGAGGACGATTATGCTCGAGCGATCCTCGCAGCCACGAGTGCCCAACCCATGTCAGCCGAACGGCTCAGCGAGCGGTGTGACGCCTCGGATTCGACAATTTACCGGCGCGTCGACCGCCTGCAAGACCACGATCTGCTCGACGAACAGACGCGGATCGATCCGGACGGTCACCACTACAGCGTCTACATTTCACAACTGGAGTCGGTGACCGTCACGTTCGAAGACGGCGACTACCGGATCGACCTGCAACGACGCCAACCCACGGCGCCGGACCCGGCGGACCGATTCACCAGGATGTGGCAAGATCTATGA
- the sufU gene encoding Fe-S cluster assembly sulfur transfer protein SufU, producing MGIGGSDMYRQQILDHYKNPRNYGEIEDATFTHVGENPMCGDTIEMDVVLDDDEETIDAVAFQGDGCAISQASASMLSERLEGMSIEDLEALDRDDVIDMLGVDISPMRVKCAVLAEKVAQDGAEIYFGEKDLEETTTEDDDPE from the coding sequence ATGGGCATCGGCGGCAGCGATATGTATCGACAGCAGATCCTCGATCACTACAAGAACCCACGCAATTACGGCGAGATCGAGGACGCGACGTTCACCCACGTCGGCGAGAATCCGATGTGTGGCGACACTATCGAGATGGATGTCGTCCTCGACGACGACGAAGAGACTATCGACGCCGTCGCCTTCCAGGGAGATGGCTGTGCGATCTCCCAGGCGTCGGCGTCGATGCTCTCGGAGCGACTCGAAGGCATGTCGATCGAGGACTTAGAGGCGCTGGATCGTGACGACGTCATCGATATGCTCGGCGTCGATATCTCGCCGATGCGCGTCAAGTGTGCTGTCCTGGCTGAAAAAGTCGCCCAGGACGGCGCCGAAATTTACTTCGGCGAGAAAGACCTCGAAGAGACGACGACTGAAGACGACGATCCCGAATAA